One part of the Senegalia massiliensis genome encodes these proteins:
- a CDS encoding class I SAM-dependent methyltransferase, translating into MLSYYGRLSSEVYDMDKPIGHSFGDVEFYMNRLESCKGPILEPGIGTGRILIPLLKKGLNVEGFDSSKDMLNICMNNCKKIGLNAKLFEAKMESFSQDTKYDAIIVPTGTFLLVHKREDSIKALKNFYKHLSNGGRLIVDISLQTDISIDTVSTKTLECSNGDIITLENKIVEVDYINQYTISHGRYEKWREGVLIQTELEYFPLRWYGVEEFKLILESIGFKNIVISSDYKFGQYPSNSEEIITFEAVAIK; encoded by the coding sequence ATGTTAAGTTATTATGGTAGATTGTCTTCAGAAGTATATGATATGGATAAACCTATAGGTCATTCTTTTGGGGATGTTGAGTTTTATATGAATAGATTAGAGTCATGCAAAGGACCTATTCTTGAACCTGGAATAGGAACTGGTCGTATATTAATTCCTCTTTTAAAAAAAGGATTAAATGTTGAAGGGTTTGATAGTTCAAAAGATATGTTAAATATATGTATGAATAACTGTAAAAAGATAGGTTTAAATGCTAAACTTTTTGAGGCAAAGATGGAGTCTTTTTCACAAGATACAAAATATGACGCTATTATTGTACCAACGGGAACGTTCCTTCTAGTACATAAAAGAGAAGATTCAATAAAAGCATTAAAAAACTTTTATAAGCATTTATCTAATGGTGGTAGATTAATTGTTGATATATCTTTACAAACAGATATTTCAATAGACACAGTTTCTACAAAAACTTTGGAATGTTCTAATGGAGATATAATTACATTAGAAAATAAAATTGTTGAAGTTGACTATATAAATCAATATACTATTTCCCATGGACGATATGAAAAGTGGCGTGAAGGTGTACTTATTCAAACTGAATTAGAGTATTTTCCATTACGATGGTATGGAGTAGAAGAGTTTAAATTAATACTTGAAAGTATAGGATTTAAAAATATTGTGATTTCTTCAGATTATAAATTTGGACAATATCCATCAAATTCTGAAGAGATAATTACTTTTGAGGCTGTTGCTATTAAATAG